Part of the Coccinella septempunctata chromosome 3, icCocSept1.1, whole genome shotgun sequence genome is shown below.
ATCGTAAATATACCTACCATACTGTTAGGAACGACCAACCTGTACTCTTTATCTTATGTCAGTAATTTTCTCATTAATAAATAATGCTATGGCAAGAAAACCATTCCTTTAACTTCGATTGTTTctgagaaaataaaatattatatatcatAGGATTTTAGAAAGAATTCCACTCGTGAGATATAAGTACATAGTTTACATCAACGAGCCTGCCTTAGTGGAAAACCTAAGGATAACAAAAGGCATCAAATTTACTCAACAAAGAATTGTATGCTCTTCAGAAAAATGCATAAATTACGATgcatttttttcctgactacgaattgtttttttttttcagaaaaatgtcGGCGTTAAGAGTTCCCAATCAATTTTTGGGAGGCCCTATATAAATTAAGCATTGAACAATTGGCAGCCAAAAATGAGAATCGACCTGCCCCACTGTTTTTTCGAAGAATCAACTCCTGAAATTCGAACGAATGCATTGCAATAACACTGTGACCCTCACTGTATAAGTTTACTTTGAATTTCTCCACCAAAAATCGAGTATCGTTCGAATTGCTCATAAGAACGTCTGAGTTATAAAATTAATTGTTCCACGTTCGGTTGATATTGTAAACTTCAGAAGTTTGATCACCTTCCAACCGGATTTTGTTAATTGTTCTTACGAATTGAACATCAAAACCACTATGGACCATCAGTGTTCACCGAACCGAAACTAGTGTACGGCGGATGATGCTGTAATAAAGTCATTCTGTACTCTTAAAATGTAAAATTTACGATCTTCTAAATGGTCGAATCATGTCTACCTGGTCCTCCTATCTAGTAATCATTAGCGCACACCGCGATACGAAACTTTGTGTGGCACTCCCACGCACATCGCATTCGGACTCTAAAAAACCATAGCTGCACCGGTACAAAGCAACAATATATAAATCCATATAATTGATTCGGAATTATCGGTTGTGGTTATCATAGCCTAGATTAATCTCTTCATAAATAAAGTTGTGAACCGAGAAAAGGATTTTTTACCCAAACGAAGTTATTTATCTGTGATTCTCCGTCGAAGAAATCCAATTCGAATCATAAATTTTTCCTAATACGGTTATAAATTATTGTCGTGGATAATATACCTCATCTGAGATTGGAATTATGCATTCGTCTGTTATGTATTGAGATTCATTTCTATCAGTGCCTCCAGGCATACATGTCCCAAGAATACTAATATGTATAAGGATAACCAAGGAACGCTGAATAATAagctgaaaatcgaaaaaagctATGAAGTCTTCACGAAGAACCATGAGTTCGAATATAATGAGGAACCTCAGTATTTAATGAAAAAGCAAAATTAAATATTCAGGGAGACAAATGGACAAAATGGTTTAAAACCTGACTAGGGATTTTGACTAAATAAAGTAATAAAGTTATCACCATAGATGTAAAAAATGATCTAGATGTTAGATTTTAGATTGAAATCTTCTTATCTACTGAATTTACCATTTAGATCAAAGTTATCTAATCCAGGCAACGTTAGGTAAATATAATTCATTTTACTCAccgaaaacaatattttttttgaaaaagttgtGGATTTTTGGGATCCAGGCGTAGAATTCTCTTTTCTCATGAAGAAATAACttcaaataaaatgaatatgtacgaggatatattgaaaaattcttagcctactatagaatcaaagaaaatctcaatgtcaaaatattgtattactcaacatattctccttttaattagatacatttatttcaaaaaaaatgtttcttcttgcgcTGCTACCAGACGTCCACAGCTTtttttacctcctcgttggaagaaaatttacgacattttaaactttttttcagttgaggaaagagatgatactcggatggagccaaatctggtgattaagggggtgttctagtaattcaaaacctaaatcatgaattttttgcatggcaacatgggatttgtgtgtaggggcgttgtcctgcaaaaacaaaacacttttggataactttccgcgtcttttctcttctattTTTTCCCGTACATtggttagtaatgtcgaatagtaatctcaggttattgttctacccttatccaaaaaatcaatcatgattactccatggcaatcccaaaaaagttaagcaagaactttttaactgctttttggacacgaaacttcttaggtcttggagaaagagagtgtcgccattccatcgattgttgctttctttctggatcttagaaatgattttgcagcaatttttctcatgtccaagttgatgtgaactatatgatgaacgcgttcgtataaaatattcagtgcttcagatatccgttttagcccaattcgacggtctgataaaatcatgtcatgaactgcatcgatattttcggggactgacacagaagcTGGCCTTCccggtcatcattttcaatggaaaatttacctcttctaaagcttgcagtccaatttttcacggtcgcatacgaatgaCATTGATCacaaagggtattaagcatatctttgtaaatctgctcacctcttaacccttttaaatacaggtacttgatgatggctcgatactccaattttcgattttcacaatttcggtggacttctttctttcaatttattgcgtaactctggtgtacttttttgacctcaaacttcacactgacacttctgatgtgttattgttcgttgctatggtaacacaatattttttttatgcatggaactggtctaggctaactagatttcaatacatcctcgtacagtTAGAATATATAACCAAGAATTTGACGAAAGGTATGTGATATGGATACATAAGGTTTACTGAGAATTAACCTTTAATTGGAAAGGTTGAAAAGTCCACTTGTACAGATCAGATTCGAGCCGACGACGTCACCGTTGAACTTAATTCAGAATTAAAAATTGTCAAAGTTGAGCAGTGCTCAAACATAAACACCAGGTTCAACTCGAACTGTACAACCGCAAAAATACATCAAAGTGACAATTTAGTAGgtatcgaaaattgaaaaaagtatCAAAAACTTTGGTTCTTTCAATATTGAACAATTCCTCGGCTATAGTCTCAACACTGTCAACTCAGATTATTATAGGTAAATCATTACCTAAATAATCTGATGGTTATGTAAGACACTTGACGATGATTGATGATGAAGGTGaacacttattattcaaaaaactCAACTTTCCGATGACAGAAATTATCTCAGTCTCTATTCTGTACGTCTTATCAGTGTCATGCCCTTCATGCATTGGGCTATTTGAATCATTAGGACAACGAATTCGAAACATATCCAGAAAATTGTCGGAACATCCCACATCGACGTTCATATAATGAAATCGAGATCGAAATGCCATCTCCTGGACATTCCTACAATCGAACATCACTCCACAAATCACAGCTTACATTCACTCCACGATTTAAATGATAAGAAACTGAAGGAAAATGCCGCTGTGTGTGCTAAACTGCTGACATTCTATCAGATATCGAGTTATACGCCGGTAGGTAAATTTCACCTACCATTTTTACTGCCTAAGAAATTCCAGAAATAGGGAGATTCAGCCGCCATATCCTCCAATCTTAAATCGATATTATTCTGAAATATGTACTACTAACAGCAAATAGTAAACAGTAtaggaaaaattaatatttcgaaaaatgataattttcgATTCTCGAAATTCTTCAAACTTCATTTTCATCATgtgataaaataaatgaaaacgcTTTCAAGAACTATTTGATATGTTATTAAATAAATCAGTCAGGAGTACTCCTGAttgatttatttaataatttatcCTCTGATGTGCACAGCCATCCCCATAGTATTTGATATGTTTTAGCTGGTGCCAGACTTACTAAAAATCTCCTCGTATTGTCTTTCTATAGagaaaaatacatatttcataATACAGCAAAAACGCGAATGACTGAATTCAATCATAAGAATTGTTGATGGATTACTAACTAGTttccaaattatatttttttactcaCTTTTCTAACTTATCAACTTCTATTGTAATTATCTTTTTCACTTCATTATTCGTTGCTTAGCTTGAGCGTCATCGTTTAcgcttctctttttttttctcaacatcCCATCATAAAAGTTCAGTGCTTCGATAGTCAGGgtcaaaattcattcaaacGACAGAATTGCAAAAATATGCGGAACaaattataaattttgaaaggCTCAGAAACTATTGTGTCTACAGTATGCAATTCTAGTATCATATTGTAGCAAATTCAGTCACTTCAAAAACTTCcgaaaaagttttttcaaaaaaaccAGTAGGTACTTTGAGGTACTAAGcgccaaaatttaaaaaaattacgaTTTTCTCGTTTTTTGCGCGTTCGGCGCTCGAGGTCACAAACTCAGATTATTCATGAGGCCAATATCATGAGCAAGTCTGCAAAAAATCAGAACTACCGGATTTGACGTATACTATGACGTATAAAGTGAATTGGCTAAATATATACAATATACCTAGTTTCGCAATGTTTAAATTCCTCTATTTTATCTATAACATTTTCTCCCCAATAGGTACTAACGCCTGACAAATAAATTACAGTTTTTAACTGTTTTTCCTAGGAGTTTTCGGCGCCAGCTATACTTTATATGGGAAGTAGCAAAACTACTCTGTTGCCTTTTAGTCAAAGACAAGGTTCTCTATCATCTAGGGTGTTACCGAAAACTATTGAAGGTCAAAACCCGAGTCCACAAACTCATTCAGTATCTTGAAGTAAGGAACACAAATAGTAATTATCAATCCTAAAATCCACCGATTGAACGACATATAAGGTGGTATCAGTTAAATAGAAGTATAGTTCAAAAGATCTTGTCTTTAACACACAGTTAAAGGATTCTTTCGAGACAGCAGGGAGGAGGGATTATTTTATAGAGTGAATTGGACAGAAAACTGAGAACTCGGACAGGATAGGGTTGGTCCTCCTCTCCATTTTCGTCTTCTCAGGGGCTGTCGCACCGCCATTCAAACTAGTTCCACTAGAGTGAGAACTTGGACAGGATGGGCTTATTACTTCTTTCCGTTGTCGGTTGTCGTCTTCCCAGGGGATTTCGCAGCGCCAGTCAAACTACTTCCCGAAGATTGAGAACTCGTACAAAACGAGGTTGTCTTAATATGAGCTTCAAATATAACACTGCGGGAGCTTCTGACGTCTAAACTCACAGCACTGACTGTAGGAAATCTGTCCATCGAGAGTACTTTTATCTTTTCGCACAAGTTGAAATATTAATAACAGGCGCTAATCATACTCGCAATCCCTTTTGAAACACTTTTCGCAATAACTCTAGTAAGAGAAAAATCTGAACACTCAAGCAGCTCAACACTTGCGCGTTTACTAGTCACGAATCAATAGTGAATTACACGGGCAGGGGAAAATCctctttaatatttttcatgtgCTGAAAAATGGTAAAATTCTTCTCGTTGAAAATGACTTTGCTACAGCTTATCGGTACTGACGAACAAAACGCAGTTATCACCAAAATTCATGATGTCTTGCCAAGGTGCTGAGTCGTGTAGTTATTAAAGTTTCAGATCCCGTATTTCGATCTACTGTCATAGGCCAGTCTGCTGAATACATAATATTCCTGAGACGTTATAGACACATTACCACCAAATTTAATTCCGATCATATATTCCCCACTGTGCTTGATTTTCATTATACTAATGTACCATATGTTTTCATTGTTTTGCTGTATTTTGGTTTCTCTGGTGTTGATTATTCGCCATTTCTTGTTTTATctttcaatttaaattttatttACTTTTTCTTACAATTATTCGACACACTTTATATTTGTAAATGGTGGATACTGTGTTGGGTGGTATCACCTGTTTGTATTCCTGATtgtctaaataaataaataaatataaaaaaaacgaaaaaatattgTATCTGTTGTTTCAAATTTACATGTTTTTTTGAGGAGCTATAGATTTCCAAAGTTCgctattagaaaaaatttaaacaaaattattcatcgaatgttgaataaataaaaaaaacaacattgTACATGTGACGTATAATTTCAAATAAGGATTGGATACCATGGTAAAATAATTCATAGTGAACCAAATCAGTCGAAAGATGGTAACAGACGTACCAACGTGACTTCAGCTTTCAATAAAACCTAACCACACTTCAACAGAATACTCAGTTTGATTTCTCTATGAAATGTATATAGAATgcaggattttcaatttcattcagGCTCTTGAAGTCCCCATAAATTTCATGATAAGCATCCTCTCCGAAGGCGCTTAAAAGCATTTTGTTGAAAACCTTCAATCGGTGAGGATAGTAGCTCAATCGGAACTCACTGAAACAATAATTGATCACTCAACTAATGAAGTAATAAGGAATATAATTACACAGGTTGAACAGAAGACAATTTTATGATTCTCCACCTTATATCCCGAGAATATATTATTAGAATTAGTGTCTGGAATAAATAGGCCAATCCGATAATGTATAGGTAGGCATAATTTCTTTCGAAACTTATACCTATGACATTaattaataatgaaatttttgtttttcttgatCTGGTTTGTACTGATCAAAATGGCGGCCCTTGGAAATATTTCTTTTAGTATCCTTCAAtttatgaataattattattctaTTTCAAAGCTCAATAATGATGAAATAATATTCGTGAACTATACAGCGTGTTTCACTTGTGACGCGAATCTCAATTACGCTAAGTACTGAAATTttcgcattttttttttcaatacggAATCATTATGGGGACTCCGGGAGaattgaaccccttttcactctgaagccacttatgTTGTATCTGCAAAtgatagcaactcatttttgtacgtgaagatatcatgcctaAATAGGTACCGAtaaataatagtagagtgatggtgagatgaacattttgagtacagcaatttttttttaagtaccGAGATCGGAGagttgactaattcattctgtggttacgatggtaaccgtttaTTGTCAACAtaagacaacgaaataattattattggtaattactttcttcaacaaataaGGTGGTTGTCTCGTTTGTTTCATTTTAAAAAGCCCCCCCCCCGTATATATATGAAATGAAACTTAAAACTTTTCTACGATTCTACGAAACTCTCTTTCAATATACCTTATACTTTCTTCGTTCACGAAATCATTTTTTCCAAACGATGAGGTGTCCAGAAAGTAATCTAATATCACCAGTGATGGTTTGCCACTCGTGTACATCACTGTTGTTTTGATGTCAATCATATGATTGCTCTGCAAAAAAATCAATGATAATTACCAATTCAATACTGGCAATATAGGTACACGAATAATAATTGCAAAAAATTTCTGTTGGTACTACTCACATTATAATATATACTTTTGGGACTCGTATATCCTGTATCGATGGCATCATCATAATTCCTATGGTCTATGAGGAGAATTCCACCTGGTCTTAAACATTTCTTGAAATTCATAAGAgcttttctgaaaatattagaTTTAATCAGCGTTTGTTTCGAATGAAACCAACATGATGTTACTTTACATGCTTTGGGAAAATTCAAGTTTTCTTTTAATGATACGAATCATAATACTTTGTCGAATTCATAAAATCCGCAGAGTATATCGTGATTATGATATGATTCTACTGAAAATTAGTAAGGTACGTCGAATGAGTGAAATTTATAGAGAAAATTCTTGAATTGAATTTGTCGGCTCAAAGAtctttagaaaaaaattatggaaagtTATGATTTTAGCGAAACTGGTATGTCCTTCTTCTTgagatttgaaatgaagatgGGCCACCACCTTCAATTCTGATGGCATTCTATATAATACATCCCACGAGAGGCTCTTCTCGTTTCGAGCCTCTGCAATTATCGCAGAATACTGTAGATATAGTTTCGTAGTCTCATGATGATCGCATGATCAGTACCTATTTGATTCCCAATTTTGAAACGCAGTATTATCAGTTTTTCATGGtgtttttgaaaacattttattttcgaattcggAATATATTTGCATGAAGGGGACATTGAGTGGCCACCCATATCACCTGATATGGCTtcactggacttttttctatggggtcacctgaaatcaaagatttacgctacccagccCGAGTCAatggatgatttgcgaactcggatcagtaatgaatgccgtcaaattacacctgaaatcttgagtaatgtacgtgaacgttttcagcaaaacttatattactgcatggaagtgaattgtgcccattttcaatatttaataaactaatcacaaGAGTAAGTACTCTCCATTATTTTATCTTTATTTCGTTATCGAAGAAAATTTTGGAGCGAAATTCAGTATCAGATAGTACTCTATGATATCTtacacccctcatccctattcaaaatcaaggcaTTGCAGTTACGGGGAAACAAAGAGCGGAAAAGTTGGTTTGCCCGTAGGGAATGCATATAGTTTCTTGGTTGATATATAATAAACACTGCTATTTCCTTCAATTATTGTAAGATAAGGTCATATTTCACTAATCTACTTACTTTTGATCTCTTTGGTCCCCATTAGAATCAAGCATATGTGCGAAGGAG
Proteins encoded:
- the LOC123310143 gene encoding glycine N-methyltransferase, which produces MAENSFRTRSLGTAVEGVRDQYADGKAAKVWEIFIGDQSSRTKNYRNFLVDLLRKKGCKRVLDVACGTGVDSIMLLEEGFDVVSIDASDKMLKYALKARWNRRKEPAFDNWIIEEANWLTLSDDIEQLIGGGFDAVICLGNSFAHMLDSNGDQRDQKKALMNFKKCLRPGGILLIDHRNYDDAIDTGYTSPKSIYYNSNHMIDIKTTVMYTSGKPSLVILDYFLDTSSFGKNDFVNEESISEFRLSYYPHRLKVFNKMLLSAFGEDAYHEIYGDFKSLNEIENPAFYIHFIEKSN